The sequence below is a genomic window from Mycobacterium heidelbergense.
CTCGGCCTGCAGAAGCCGCTCCAGCTGGCGCGCGGTGTAACCGAGGTGCACCGCAAGGCCGCCCACGCCCTCTCGGTCCACCGTGCCGTCGGCGATCAGCCGCATCGTCCGCGCGACGACGTCACCGCGCACGTTCCATTCGGGAGATCCCGGTGACGCGTCCGGACGGCACCGCTTGCACGCCCGGAACCCCGCCCGCTGCGCTGCCGCCGCGGTCGGATAGAAGCGGACGTTGCGCGCGAACGGCGGCCGCACAGGACAACTCGGCCGGCAATAGATCCGGGTCGTCAAGACCGCGGTGACGAACCAGCCGTCGAACCGGGCGTCCTTGGACTGGACGGCCCGGTAGCAGCGTTCGAAATCGTCGTGCACGCTTCAACACTTACACCCGGCCACCGACAAAACTGGCGGAAAAACGACATGATGGTGGCGCGTGCCGGCGCGACGACACGTGCCCCGGGGAACTAGCTATGCGCCGCCGTCGCCCTCGCGCAGGGAATGGATCATGCTCTGCAGGATCCGGAACGCGTCCGACTGCTCGGTCTCGGTCAGGCCGGCCAGCATTCTGATCTCGACGGACCGGACCGCCGCCGACGCCTTCTCGAGGCTCCGGCGGCCGCGAGGTGTGAGCCGCGTCGGAAGGGCCTTCCCGACGGGTGCCTCCGCCGGCCTGGTCACGTAGCCGTCTCGTTCCAGGGTTTGGAGCAGCACGTTCATCGTCTGCCGTGTCACGAACGCGCCCCGCGCGAGCTCGGAGTTCGACAAGCCCGGTCGTTGAGCCAGCAGCTCGAGGCAGGAGTAGTGCGTCACGCTCATCCCGAGCGGCCGCAGTACCTCTTCCATGGCCGCGCGAAGGGCGCTCGACGCCTCTTTCAGCAGGTAGCCCAGTGACGTCTTCAGGTCGATGCCGACACCGTCTTGACTCATGTCAGTATTCTGACATAGGTTGATCTGTGTCAGAAAACTGACATGAAAGAAAGGAGCACCATCATGCCCGCCACCGGCCCCGACTTCATCTCGCTCCAAGCGCGCGACCTCGACGCTTCGCGGGCGTTCTACGAGCAGTACCTGGGCCTCGTCCGCTCGCAGGCCGGGCCTCCGCACGCCGTCGTCTTCGAGACGAAGCCGATCGCGTTCGCGCTCCGCGACGTCGTTCCCGGCACCGACCTCGCATCCGTTGCTCAGCCCGGCATCGGTGCCGCGATCTGGCTGCACGCCACCGACGTCCAGGCCATCCACGATGCTCTCGTCGCCGACGGTCACACCATCGTCTCCGCACCGATCGACGGCCCCTTCGGTCGGACATTCACCTTCGCCGACCCCGATGGCTACCGGGTCACGCTCCACGACGGCGCCTGATCGGAAAAACGCCACCGGACGATCCGCAGGCCTCGTACGTGACGCGATGAGCTACGGCGCCGGCGAGGCCAGCCGGATGGGACGCTCGTGCCCGCGAAGGGTCACGGTCTCACCCAAAGACCAACGGGCACGCTCGCTTTCGCTCGCGCCGGCGAGCGCGTCGGCCGTCGCGAGCAACCTCCCCGGGCGCGACTTGGCCAGCTCGCACAGGCGCGCGGCCTCGTTGACGGGCTCGCCGATCACGGTGTATTCGAACCGCTCCTTGGCGCCCACATTGCCGGCGACGACCTGGCCGGCCGCCACGCCGATGCCGGCGTCCAGCTCGCACATCTCGCCGGCAAGCCGTGCGGCAATGGCCCGCGCGGCGGCCAGCGCCTCGCCTTCGGGCGAGTCGAGACGGTTGGGGGCCCCGAAGATGGCCAGCGACGCGTCACCCTCGAACTTGTTGACCAGCCCGCGCCGGCGGTCCACCTCGTCGACGACGATCGCAAAGAACCGGTTGAGCAGGGCGACGACGTCGGCCGGCGGTTGGCTGGTCACCAATTGCGTGGAGCCGACGATATCGATGAAGACGACGGCGACATGGCGTTCTTCGCCGCCCAACTTGGGCCGCTCGCGTTCGGCGGCCAGGGCCACTTCGCGCCCGACGTGCCGGCCGAAAAGGTCGCGCACGCGTTCCCGCTCCCGCAGGCCGTCGACCATCGCGTTGAAACCGCGCTGCAGCTCGCCGAGCTCCGTCCCGTCGAACACCACCAGGTCGCCGCGCAAATCGCCGCGTTCGACGCGCTGGAGGGCCGCGCGCACCACCCGCACCGGCGTCGCCGTCAGCCACGCCAGGATCCACATCAGGATGCAACCGAAGATCAGCGTGGCCGACGACACGATCAGCACGCCGACCGCGAACTGGGTTTCGGTCAGATTCCGCCACAGGATCTCGAAGATCACCAGTAAGGCGATGCCGATGACGGGCACGCCCGTGCTCAGGAACCAGACCATCATGGTTCGGCCCATGAGACCGGCGGTCAGCCGCCGCGGTGGCTTTCCCGCTTCGAGCGCCTGAGCGGCTACCGGCCGCAGCGCGAACTCGGCGAGCAGGTAACTGCCGGTGGCAACCAACACCCCGCAAAAGGACACTCCGACCAGGAACCGCGGGATGAACATGGTGTTGACCATGCCGTAGAGAATCGTCGAGAGTACCGCTCCGACCCCCCACAACACGAGGTCGACGATCGCGATTCGCCACGGCGCCATGAAGGTGTTCCGCTCGTCGATGCGGCTGGGTTTGCGACCCTCGATCGCCCACCGCAGTGCCATCACAGTGCGCCGGGTAATCCAATAGATGCCCACCGCCAAGGCGAC
It includes:
- a CDS encoding MarR family winged helix-turn-helix transcriptional regulator, which produces MSQDGVGIDLKTSLGYLLKEASSALRAAMEEVLRPLGMSVTHYSCLELLAQRPGLSNSELARGAFVTRQTMNVLLQTLERDGYVTRPAEAPVGKALPTRLTPRGRRSLEKASAAVRSVEIRMLAGLTETEQSDAFRILQSMIHSLREGDGGA
- a CDS encoding VOC family protein is translated as MPATGPDFISLQARDLDASRAFYEQYLGLVRSQAGPPHAVVFETKPIAFALRDVVPGTDLASVAQPGIGAAIWLHATDVQAIHDALVADGHTIVSAPIDGPFGRTFTFADPDGYRVTLHDGA
- a CDS encoding adenylate/guanylate cyclase domain-containing protein; the encoded protein is MLANQRMAQRLGRVLERVTRQSGRLPDTPAFGSLLLGEVSESQRRRRIRIQVILTVLVLGTNLIGIGFVLLFASVAVPQPSVFDAPRWITFAAIPAYLAVALAVGIYWITRRTVMALRWAIEGRKPSRIDERNTFMAPWRIAIVDLVLWGVGAVLSTILYGMVNTMFIPRFLVGVSFCGVLVATGSYLLAEFALRPVAAQALEAGKPPRRLTAGLMGRTMMVWFLSTGVPVIGIALLVIFEILWRNLTETQFAVGVLIVSSATLIFGCILMWILAWLTATPVRVVRAALQRVERGDLRGDLVVFDGTELGELQRGFNAMVDGLRERERVRDLFGRHVGREVALAAERERPKLGGEERHVAVVFIDIVGSTQLVTSQPPADVVALLNRFFAIVVDEVDRRRGLVNKFEGDASLAIFGAPNRLDSPEGEALAAARAIAARLAGEMCELDAGIGVAAGQVVAGNVGAKERFEYTVIGEPVNEAARLCELAKSRPGRLLATADALAGASESERARWSLGETVTLRGHERPIRLASPAP